One Kitasatospora sp. NBC_01266 genomic window carries:
- the eccD gene encoding type VII secretion integral membrane protein EccD, whose amino-acid sequence MGSNAATGFCRVTVVAPDSRIDVALPEDVPLADVYPEVLRLSGQTQAEGAATGFHLVRRDGTVLDSGLPLNAQQVRDGDLLSLRPFAESLPPAVYDDVADAIASAVGADRRFWSPDLMRAFGLIGAALLLVLLGFALWFSDLRHDMHGLPGMLCGVTAVLLVAFAGVRARVYRDDTAALTLGIGALPHALIAGTGILAVAHPYDGPGRLQFLVGCATTLVVSVLLVVLLPTRDSVFVAAAVLSAGGTLATFAAVLLPGTPADHIAAVAGVAALAAIGFLPALSARFARLPVGFSAPGQARTRGSRAIEESRRAEAVPYQRIAHQARRGHEVLVGLVGGCAAVIVGACTVLGFTDRMFPQLLALALGISTMLRARLFRYTAQVFSLTIAGLLGLGLLILGLSLHTPVFIIRAGGDSTAVDLRTLWLGGSIAVGAALLIAIALVVPRLGVSPFWGRILDVVDSLLLMALVPLALAVLDIYSLVRGVTG is encoded by the coding sequence GTGGGCTCGAACGCAGCGACCGGATTCTGCCGGGTCACCGTGGTGGCGCCGGACAGCCGCATCGATGTGGCCCTGCCGGAGGACGTGCCACTCGCGGACGTCTACCCCGAGGTACTGCGACTCTCCGGCCAGACCCAGGCCGAGGGCGCCGCCACCGGCTTCCACCTGGTCCGCCGCGACGGCACCGTGCTGGACAGCGGCCTGCCGCTCAATGCCCAACAGGTGCGCGACGGCGACCTGTTGAGCCTGCGTCCGTTCGCCGAGTCGCTGCCCCCGGCCGTCTACGACGACGTCGCCGACGCGATCGCCAGCGCGGTCGGGGCCGACCGCCGGTTCTGGAGCCCGGACCTGATGCGGGCCTTCGGCCTGATCGGCGCGGCCCTGCTGCTCGTGCTGCTCGGCTTCGCGCTCTGGTTCTCCGACCTGCGCCACGACATGCACGGCCTGCCCGGCATGCTCTGCGGCGTCACCGCCGTGCTGCTGGTCGCCTTCGCCGGCGTGCGGGCCCGGGTCTACCGGGACGACACCGCCGCCCTCACCCTGGGCATCGGCGCCCTGCCGCACGCGCTGATCGCGGGCACCGGCATCCTGGCCGTCGCCCACCCGTACGACGGTCCCGGCCGGCTGCAGTTCCTGGTCGGCTGCGCCACCACGCTGGTGGTCTCGGTGCTGCTGGTGGTGCTGCTGCCGACGAGGGACTCGGTCTTCGTGGCCGCCGCCGTGCTCTCGGCCGGCGGCACGCTGGCCACCTTCGCCGCCGTGCTGCTGCCGGGCACCCCGGCCGACCACATCGCCGCGGTGGCCGGGGTCGCCGCGCTCGCCGCGATCGGCTTCCTGCCGGCGCTCTCGGCCCGCTTCGCCCGCCTGCCGGTCGGCTTCAGCGCCCCCGGCCAGGCCCGCACCCGCGGCAGCCGGGCGATCGAGGAGAGCCGCCGGGCCGAGGCCGTGCCGTACCAGCGGATCGCCCACCAGGCCCGCCGCGGCCACGAGGTGCTGGTCGGCCTGGTCGGCGGCTGCGCCGCGGTGATCGTCGGCGCCTGCACCGTGCTCGGCTTCACCGACCGGATGTTCCCGCAGCTGCTCGCGCTGGCGCTGGGCATCTCGACCATGCTGCGGGCCCGGCTGTTCCGCTACACCGCGCAGGTCTTCAGCCTGACCATCGCCGGCCTGCTGGGTCTGGGCCTGCTGATCCTGGGCCTGTCGCTGCACACCCCGGTCTTCATCATCAGGGCCGGCGGCGACAGCACCGCCGTCGACCTGCGCACCCTGTGGCTGGGCGGCTCGATCGCGGTGGGCGCCGCGCTGCTGATCGCGATCGCCCTGGTGGTGCCGCGGCTCGGCGTCTCGCCGTTCTGGGGCCGGATCCTGGACGTGGTGGACAGCCTGCTGCTGATGGCGCTGGTCCCGCTGGCCCTCGCGGTGCTGGACATCTACTCGCTGGTCCGCGGCGTCACCGGCTGA
- a CDS encoding APC family permease, translating into MTDTLRPPATSPTVTVSTADAPRKLQRSLGVVGGTLLTLSCVTPASSLFVIVPLLFNALGTATALTIGIGAVICVAVAFCYSELGTLIPSAGGEYAMVGTLAGRFAGWLVFIQSLIVVMIVPSVIAVGTAAYLAPIVHVSGPVAGAAVMLAATVAGLLDLRANAWITGIFLVLEVIAAGVVSVLGFAHSQRGASSLFHGVVADGHGATSAVGLGAMMAAMGTALFVTQGFSTAIYLSEELENPRRNVARTVLWTLGLSAVVIMVPVVAITLGAPDLATLTGGDISGMVAGWSDSALGTFISLCIALAIINAGIVMVIQNSRVLFASGRDKAWPAPVNKAFGTLNRFNAPWVSTLAVGVPGAALCFVPGETLSNITGVAVAALYLLVAVAALLSRRGSHKHTPAWRQPLWPVLPALLVLVLVYTLTQLDTKALIWTGGITVAASLYWLCYLRPRQESHWVITLPEDEQL; encoded by the coding sequence ATGACCGACACGCTTCGCCCACCCGCCACCTCCCCCACGGTGACGGTCAGTACCGCCGACGCCCCGCGCAAGCTCCAGCGCTCGCTGGGCGTCGTGGGCGGAACGCTGCTCACGCTCTCCTGCGTCACCCCGGCCTCCTCGCTCTTCGTCATCGTGCCGCTGCTGTTCAACGCGCTCGGCACGGCGACCGCGCTGACCATCGGCATCGGCGCGGTCATCTGCGTCGCCGTCGCCTTCTGCTACTCCGAGCTCGGCACCCTGATCCCCAGCGCCGGCGGCGAGTACGCGATGGTCGGCACCCTGGCCGGCCGGTTCGCCGGCTGGCTGGTCTTCATCCAGTCGCTGATCGTCGTGATGATCGTCCCCTCGGTGATCGCCGTCGGCACCGCCGCCTACCTGGCCCCGATCGTGCACGTCAGCGGGCCGGTGGCGGGCGCCGCGGTGATGCTGGCCGCCACCGTCGCCGGTCTGCTCGACCTGCGCGCCAACGCCTGGATCACCGGCATCTTCCTGGTCCTGGAGGTGATCGCGGCGGGCGTGGTCTCGGTCCTGGGCTTCGCGCACAGCCAGCGCGGGGCGAGCAGCCTCTTCCACGGCGTGGTGGCCGACGGCCACGGTGCGACCAGCGCGGTGGGCCTGGGCGCGATGATGGCCGCGATGGGCACCGCGCTCTTCGTCACCCAGGGCTTCAGCACCGCGATCTACCTCTCCGAGGAGCTGGAGAACCCGCGCCGCAACGTGGCCCGCACCGTGCTGTGGACGCTGGGCCTGTCCGCGGTGGTCATCATGGTCCCGGTGGTGGCGATCACCCTGGGCGCCCCGGACCTGGCCACCCTGACCGGCGGCGACATCTCCGGCATGGTGGCCGGCTGGAGCGACTCGGCGCTGGGCACCTTCATCAGCCTCTGCATCGCGCTGGCGATCATCAACGCCGGCATCGTGATGGTGATCCAGAACTCCCGGGTGCTCTTCGCCTCCGGTCGCGACAAGGCCTGGCCCGCGCCGGTCAACAAGGCCTTCGGCACCCTGAACCGGTTCAACGCCCCGTGGGTCTCCACGCTGGCCGTCGGCGTCCCCGGCGCGGCGCTCTGCTTCGTCCCCGGCGAGACGCTGAGCAACATCACCGGTGTCGCGGTCGCCGCCCTCTACCTGCTGGTCGCGGTCGCCGCCCTGCTCTCCCGCCGCGGCTCCCACAAGCACACCCCCGCCTGGCGCCAGCCGCTGTGGCCGGTGCTGCCCGCGCTGCTGGTGCTCGTGCTGGTGTACACGCTGACCCAGCTGGACACCAAGGCGCTGATCTGGACCGGCGGGATCACCGTGGCGGCCTCGCTCTACTGGCTCTGCTACCTGCGCCCGCGGCAGGAGTCGCACTGGGTGATCACCCTGCCGGAGGACGAGCAGCTCTGA
- the rpsO gene encoding 30S ribosomal protein S15 translates to MALAPDVKKQIIAEYGQKEGDTGSPEVQVAMLSRRISDLTEHLKFHKHDHHSRRGLLILVGQRRRLLQYLAKKDIERFRTLVDRLGIRRGAAGGAR, encoded by the coding sequence GTGGCTCTCGCCCCTGACGTCAAGAAGCAGATCATCGCCGAGTACGGCCAGAAGGAGGGCGACACCGGCTCCCCCGAGGTGCAGGTGGCCATGCTCTCCCGCCGTATCTCGGACCTGACCGAGCACCTCAAGTTCCACAAGCACGACCACCACAGCCGTCGTGGCCTGCTGATCCTGGTCGGCCAGCGTCGCCGCCTGCTGCAGTACCTGGCCAAGAAGGACATCGAGCGCTTCCGTACGCTCGTCGACCGCCTGGGCATCCGCCGCGGTGCCGCCGGCGGCGCCCGCTAA
- the eccCa gene encoding type VII secretion protein EccCa, which translates to MSVVTVKRPPRAYPPVVPDEPVELVTPPELPRGGGDDWMMSLLPLLGMGGSAAFFFMPGTAPVMKIMGLLMMCSTAGMGVAQVVRTRRGGGAGLADERRDYLKYLQQMRRQVRRTAERQRGAQLYLHPEPDQLWSIVAEGRRLWERRPSDPDFAQIRLGRGAQQLATPLVAPRTAPMEELEPLAADAMRNFLQSHGTLQDLPLAVSLRAFYHITVCGDPDAVYGNVRAMVAQLTTLHSPDDLVVAVAAAPGALEEWEWVKWLPHNQHGKQHDGAGSRRLIASGLGELELLLADELAGRQRFTREAVPQPDQPHLVVVLDGAAVPQDSLLASADGVHGVTVIEVVPGDLDEPTGHLVVTVGQRELLLESPSGASYSGRPDQLSAWQCEALARQLAPYRISAGGDDEPLLSNLDFTDLMGVGDAGSVDVARTWRPRAQHERLRVPIGVGANGELVQLDIKEAALEGMGPHGLCVGATGSGKSELLRTLVLGLAMTHSSETLNFVLADFKGGATFAGMADLPHTSAVITNLEGELTLVDRMRDAIEGELNRRQELLRSAGNYANLNEYERARAAGAALDPLPSLVLIIDEFSELLTAKPDFIDMFIQIGRIGRSLGVHLLLASQRLEEGKLRGLDTFLSYRIGLRTFSAAESRAAIGVPDAYHLPPVPGVGYLKFGTEVMDRFKAAYVSGPYRAPGQQRARGRISTVRPVLFTAAEVPVTEPVAQDLEPEPELLDDALVDTVLDVIVQRMVGQGPPAHQVWLPPLDEAPSMDQLMPPLQPTPERGLTSPEFGALGRLVVPVGIVDRPRDQRRDVLYQDYSGAAGHGLVVGGPRSGKSTVIRTMVAGFALTHTPVEAQFYLLDFGGGGFQSLQDLPHVGGVAGRLDVDKVRRMVSEVHGVLHRREELFRATGIDSISTYRTRRAAGQLPDEQFGDVFLVIDGWLTLRQDFEALEPVVTDIVARGLGYGVHVVLTAARYAEVRPALKDALQTRTELRLGDVMESEVDRRAAQNVPVGAAGRGLTGAKLHFLAGLPRLDGSSAVDDLVTGVAGLVEAVDAAWSGPRAPRVRMLPAVLDGHSLPKGSELPERGVAFGVDEAEMAPVFVNFETDPLFIVFGESESGKSALLRMLVKQITERYTSEQAGIVVGDYRRALLGAVPPEYLVEYAAAQPAMSTIVDMLRGACARRLPGPDVTAEQLRGRSWYSGKDMFVIVDDYELVATSSGNPMAPLAEFLPFARDIGLRVIIARSAGGAGRSLFEPVMQRMRELGGQGVLLSGKRDEGVLLGAVKPQPLPPGRGLFVSRRITGGQMVQTGWLPQR; encoded by the coding sequence ATGAGTGTCGTGACGGTCAAGCGTCCGCCCCGGGCGTATCCACCGGTGGTGCCGGACGAGCCGGTGGAGCTGGTCACCCCGCCCGAGTTGCCCCGCGGCGGTGGCGACGACTGGATGATGAGCCTGCTGCCGCTGCTCGGCATGGGCGGCTCGGCCGCGTTCTTCTTCATGCCGGGCACCGCGCCGGTGATGAAGATCATGGGCCTGCTGATGATGTGCTCCACGGCCGGCATGGGCGTGGCGCAGGTGGTCCGGACCCGCAGGGGCGGCGGCGCGGGCCTGGCCGACGAGCGGCGCGACTATCTGAAGTACCTGCAGCAGATGCGCCGTCAGGTGCGGCGCACCGCCGAGCGGCAGCGCGGCGCGCAGCTGTACCTGCACCCCGAGCCGGACCAGCTCTGGTCGATCGTGGCCGAGGGGCGCCGGCTCTGGGAGCGCCGCCCGAGCGACCCGGACTTCGCGCAGATCCGCCTCGGGCGCGGCGCGCAGCAGCTGGCCACACCCCTGGTGGCGCCGCGGACCGCGCCGATGGAGGAGCTGGAGCCGCTGGCGGCGGACGCGATGCGCAACTTCCTGCAGTCCCACGGCACCCTTCAGGACCTGCCGCTGGCGGTCTCGTTGCGCGCCTTCTACCACATCACGGTCTGCGGCGACCCGGACGCGGTGTACGGCAACGTCCGGGCGATGGTCGCCCAGTTGACCACCCTGCACTCCCCCGACGACCTGGTGGTCGCGGTGGCCGCGGCGCCCGGCGCGCTGGAGGAGTGGGAGTGGGTCAAGTGGCTCCCGCACAACCAGCACGGCAAGCAGCACGACGGCGCCGGCTCGCGCCGGCTGATCGCCTCGGGCCTCGGCGAGCTCGAACTGCTGCTGGCGGACGAGCTGGCCGGCCGTCAGCGGTTCACCCGCGAGGCCGTGCCGCAGCCGGACCAGCCGCACCTGGTGGTGGTCCTGGACGGCGCGGCCGTACCCCAGGACTCGCTGCTGGCCTCGGCCGACGGCGTGCACGGGGTGACCGTGATCGAGGTGGTCCCGGGTGACCTGGACGAGCCGACCGGGCACCTGGTGGTCACCGTCGGGCAGCGCGAGCTGCTGCTGGAGTCGCCCTCGGGCGCGTCCTACTCGGGCCGGCCCGACCAGCTCTCCGCCTGGCAGTGCGAGGCGCTGGCCCGCCAGCTGGCGCCGTACCGGATCTCGGCCGGCGGCGACGACGAGCCGCTGCTCTCCAATCTGGACTTCACCGATCTGATGGGCGTGGGCGACGCCGGCTCGGTGGACGTCGCGCGCACCTGGCGTCCGCGGGCCCAGCACGAGCGGCTGCGGGTGCCGATCGGGGTCGGGGCCAACGGCGAGCTGGTCCAGCTGGACATCAAGGAGGCGGCGCTGGAGGGCATGGGCCCGCACGGCCTGTGCGTCGGCGCGACCGGTTCGGGCAAGTCGGAGCTGCTGCGCACGCTGGTGCTGGGCCTGGCGATGACGCACTCCTCGGAGACGCTCAACTTCGTGCTCGCCGACTTCAAGGGCGGCGCCACCTTCGCGGGGATGGCGGACCTGCCGCACACCTCCGCGGTGATCACCAACCTGGAGGGCGAGCTCACCCTGGTCGACCGCATGCGCGACGCGATCGAGGGCGAGCTGAACCGCCGCCAGGAGCTGCTGCGGTCGGCCGGCAACTACGCCAACCTCAACGAGTACGAGCGCGCCCGGGCCGCCGGTGCGGCGCTGGACCCGCTGCCCTCGCTGGTCCTGATCATCGACGAGTTCTCCGAACTGCTCACCGCCAAGCCCGACTTCATCGACATGTTCATCCAGATCGGCCGGATCGGCCGCTCCCTGGGGGTGCACCTGCTGCTCGCCTCGCAGCGGCTCGAGGAGGGCAAGCTGCGCGGCCTGGACACCTTCCTCTCCTACCGGATCGGTCTGCGCACCTTCTCGGCCGCCGAGTCGCGGGCCGCGATCGGCGTCCCGGACGCCTACCACCTGCCGCCGGTGCCCGGGGTCGGCTATCTGAAGTTCGGCACCGAGGTGATGGACCGCTTCAAGGCGGCCTACGTCTCGGGGCCCTACCGGGCGCCGGGCCAGCAGCGCGCCCGCGGCCGGATCTCCACCGTGCGGCCGGTGCTGTTCACCGCCGCCGAGGTACCGGTCACCGAGCCGGTGGCGCAGGACCTCGAGCCGGAGCCTGAGCTGCTGGACGACGCGCTGGTGGACACCGTGCTGGACGTGATCGTGCAGCGGATGGTCGGCCAGGGCCCGCCGGCCCACCAGGTCTGGCTGCCGCCGCTGGACGAGGCGCCGAGCATGGACCAGCTGATGCCGCCGCTCCAGCCGACCCCCGAACGCGGCCTGACCTCGCCGGAGTTCGGGGCGCTGGGCCGCCTGGTGGTGCCGGTCGGCATCGTGGACCGGCCGCGCGACCAGCGCCGCGACGTGCTCTACCAGGACTACTCGGGCGCGGCGGGCCACGGCCTGGTGGTCGGCGGCCCGCGCTCCGGCAAGTCGACGGTGATCCGCACCATGGTGGCGGGCTTCGCGCTCACCCACACCCCGGTGGAGGCGCAGTTCTACCTGCTGGACTTCGGCGGCGGCGGCTTCCAGTCGCTGCAGGACCTGCCGCACGTCGGCGGGGTCGCCGGGCGCCTGGACGTGGACAAGGTGCGCCGGATGGTCAGCGAGGTGCACGGGGTGCTGCACCGGCGCGAGGAGCTGTTCCGCGCCACCGGCATCGACTCGATCAGCACCTACCGCACCCGCCGGGCCGCCGGTCAGCTGCCGGACGAGCAGTTCGGCGACGTCTTCCTGGTGATCGACGGCTGGCTGACCCTGCGGCAGGATTTCGAGGCGCTGGAACCGGTGGTCACCGACATCGTGGCGCGCGGTCTGGGCTACGGCGTGCACGTGGTCCTGACCGCCGCCCGCTACGCCGAGGTCCGCCCGGCGCTGAAGGACGCACTGCAGACCCGCACCGAGCTGCGCCTGGGTGACGTGATGGAGTCCGAGGTCGACCGCAGGGCGGCGCAGAACGTGCCGGTCGGCGCGGCGGGCCGCGGCCTGACCGGCGCCAAGCTGCACTTCCTGGCCGGGCTGCCGCGACTGGACGGCTCCTCGGCGGTGGACGACCTGGTGACGGGGGTGGCCGGACTGGTGGAGGCGGTCGACGCCGCCTGGAGCGGCCCGCGCGCACCGCGGGTCCGGATGCTGCCGGCGGTGCTGGACGGCCACTCGCTGCCCAAGGGCTCCGAGCTGCCCGAGCGCGGGGTCGCCTTCGGGGTGGACGAGGCCGAGATGGCGCCGGTCTTCGTCAACTTCGAGACCGACCCGCTCTTCATCGTCTTCGGGGAGAGCGAGTCCGGGAAGTCGGCGCTGCTGCGGATGCTGGTCAAGCAGATCACCGAGCGGTACACCTCCGAGCAGGCCGGCATCGTGGTCGGCGACTACCGGCGCGCGCTGCTCGGCGCGGTGCCGCCGGAGTACCTGGTGGAGTACGCCGCGGCGCAGCCCGCGATGAGCACGATCGTGGACATGCTGCGCGGTGCCTGCGCCCGCCGGCTGCCCGGTCCGGACGTGACGGCCGAGCAGCTGCGCGGCCGCAGCTGGTACAGCGGCAAGGACATGTTCGTGATCGTGGACGACTACGAGCTGGTCGCCACCTCCTCCGGCAACCCGATGGCGCCGCTGGCCGAGTTCCTGCCGTTCGCCCGGGACATCGGCCTGCGGGTGATCATCGCGCGCAGCGCGGGTGGCGCGGGGCGCTCGCTCTTCGAGCCGGTGATGCAGCGGATGCGCGAGCTGGGCGGGCAGGGCGTGCTGCTCTCCGGCAAGAGGGACGAGGGGGTGCTGCTCGGCGCGGTCAAGCCGCAGCCGCTCCCGCCGGGCCGCGGGCTCTTCGTGTCGCGGCGGATCACCGGCGGGCAGATGGTCCAGACGGGCTGGCTGCCGCAGCGTTAG
- a CDS encoding WXG100 family type VII secretion target: MSDGSIKVTFATIQDAGSEVRATAGRIQQHLDDLRAEVQRIAASWTGVAQQGYQARQAVWDQKAADLHNTLNQIAAALDNAHESYTTTESANAAIWHH, encoded by the coding sequence ATGTCCGACGGATCCATCAAGGTCACTTTCGCCACCATCCAGGACGCGGGCTCCGAGGTCCGCGCCACCGCCGGCCGCATCCAGCAGCACCTGGACGACCTCAGGGCCGAGGTGCAGCGCATCGCCGCCTCGTGGACCGGTGTGGCGCAGCAGGGCTACCAGGCCCGCCAGGCCGTCTGGGACCAGAAGGCCGCCGACCTGCACAACACGCTGAACCAGATCGCGGCCGCGCTGGACAACGCGCACGAGAGCTACACCACGACCGAGAGCGCCAACGCCGCGATCTGGCACCACTGA
- a CDS encoding SigE family RNA polymerase sigma factor — MFWSGAAREAREAEYLEFATARAGHLYRSACLLTGGDTYLAEDLVQETLGRMYQLWRRGSWSAGVARIDNPAAYAHTVLVRAYLTHQRRRSSTERPTGELPDMAAREGDPELRLTLLDALARLSPRDRAVLTLRYWEDRSVEETAEAMRASSAAVRTQSSRALTRLRALLGDGLAEHTLS, encoded by the coding sequence GTGTTCTGGAGCGGAGCGGCACGGGAGGCCCGGGAGGCCGAGTACCTGGAGTTCGCGACCGCGCGGGCCGGCCACCTCTACCGTTCGGCCTGCCTGCTGACCGGCGGGGACACGTACCTCGCCGAGGACCTGGTGCAGGAGACCCTGGGCCGGATGTACCAGCTGTGGCGGCGCGGCTCCTGGTCCGCGGGGGTGGCCAGGATCGACAACCCGGCGGCCTACGCGCACACGGTGCTGGTCCGGGCCTACCTGACCCACCAGCGCAGGCGCAGCAGCACCGAGCGGCCCACCGGCGAGCTGCCGGACATGGCGGCCCGCGAGGGCGACCCGGAGCTGCGGCTGACCCTGCTGGACGCGCTGGCCCGGCTCTCCCCGCGTGATCGCGCGGTGCTCACCCTGCGGTACTGGGAGGACCGCAGTGTCGAGGAGACCGCCGAGGCGATGCGCGCCAGCTCCGCGGCGGTGCGCACGCAGAGCTCCCGGGCGCTGACCCGGTTGCGCGCGCTGCTCGGCGACGGGCTCGCCGAGCACACCCTGTCCTGA
- the mycP gene encoding type VII secretion-associated serine protease mycosin, which yields MGRRLSRIASVGAVLGVLAATAAGPAVADPPAVHRSPLSIAAAGDCQFPAKDVAATPWALQRVLLDQLWQNSGRGAGVLVAVIDTGVDDQNPQLAGKVQDGGTLLLDPNTGQPVGPATQDTVGHGTKVAGIIAASPRAGVGFVGLAPNARILSIRQNDDAGSGNVLTMARAVDDAVADGAKVINISQDVRGTDPDGGFTDSGTLKSSIDNAEAHNVVVVAASGNDGLEGPTYPAAYPTVLAVGASDRNNERAAFSEYGDFVKVAAPGVDMLSTVPGGGQCVDNGTSFAAPYVAAVAALLCGEHPGWTAQQIRTRIEQTAQRTGRGPDEYLGWGVVDPVKAVDDTDPPADTPTPDPAVKLAGVPILPQPLGLGETQAERDRRTATYVLGATALAVALLFGGSVVLRDHRRREPG from the coding sequence TTGGGGCGAAGGCTGAGCCGGATCGCGTCGGTCGGCGCGGTGCTCGGGGTGCTGGCCGCCACGGCCGCCGGGCCCGCGGTGGCGGATCCGCCCGCCGTGCACCGGTCGCCGCTGAGCATCGCCGCGGCCGGCGACTGCCAGTTCCCGGCCAAGGACGTCGCGGCCACCCCGTGGGCGCTGCAGCGGGTACTGCTCGACCAGTTGTGGCAGAACAGCGGCAGGGGCGCCGGGGTGCTGGTCGCGGTGATCGACACCGGGGTGGACGACCAGAACCCGCAGCTGGCCGGCAAGGTGCAGGACGGCGGCACGCTGCTGCTGGATCCGAACACCGGTCAGCCGGTCGGACCCGCCACCCAGGACACGGTCGGCCACGGCACCAAGGTGGCCGGCATCATCGCCGCCTCGCCGCGCGCCGGAGTCGGCTTCGTCGGCCTGGCGCCGAACGCCCGGATCCTGTCGATCCGGCAGAACGACGACGCCGGCAGCGGCAACGTCCTCACCATGGCCCGCGCGGTCGACGACGCGGTCGCCGACGGCGCGAAGGTGATCAACATTTCGCAGGACGTCCGGGGGACGGATCCCGATGGCGGCTTCACCGACAGCGGCACGCTGAAGAGCTCGATCGACAACGCCGAGGCGCACAACGTGGTGGTGGTCGCGGCCTCCGGCAACGACGGCCTGGAGGGCCCCACCTACCCCGCCGCCTACCCCACCGTGCTCGCGGTGGGCGCCTCCGACCGCAACAACGAGCGCGCCGCGTTCTCCGAGTACGGCGACTTCGTCAAGGTCGCCGCCCCCGGTGTCGACATGCTCTCCACCGTCCCCGGTGGCGGCCAGTGCGTGGACAACGGCACCAGCTTCGCCGCACCGTACGTGGCCGCGGTGGCCGCGCTGCTCTGCGGCGAGCACCCGGGCTGGACGGCCCAGCAGATCCGCACCCGGATCGAGCAGACCGCGCAGCGTACCGGGCGCGGCCCCGACGAGTACCTCGGCTGGGGCGTGGTCGACCCGGTCAAGGCGGTCGACGACACCGACCCGCCGGCCGACACCCCGACCCCGGACCCGGCGGTCAAGCTGGCCGGCGTGCCGATCCTGCCGCAGCCGCTCGGCCTCGGCGAGACCCAGGCCGAGCGCGACCGGCGCACCGCCACCTACGTGCTGGGCGCGACGGCGCTGGCGGTCGCGCTGCTCTTCGGCGGGTCCGTGGTGCTGCGCGACCACCGGCGCCGCGAGCCGGGCTGA
- a CDS encoding WXG100 family type VII secretion target — protein sequence MAGQFTTTAEEMRAFSGKMVDVNGQIKGELAKLDSLVGSIAGGWQGAAATAYHELQARWNEDAAALNQVLDEIRQAIDATTAKYAQTEEDQRSSIGGVHGG from the coding sequence ATGGCTGGTCAGTTCACGACGACCGCTGAGGAGATGCGGGCCTTCTCCGGCAAGATGGTCGACGTCAACGGGCAGATCAAGGGTGAGCTGGCCAAGCTCGACTCGCTGGTCGGTTCGATCGCCGGCGGCTGGCAGGGCGCGGCGGCGACGGCGTACCACGAGCTGCAGGCCCGGTGGAACGAGGACGCGGCCGCGCTGAACCAGGTGCTGGACGAGATCCGCCAGGCGATCGACGCCACCACCGCGAAGTACGCCCAGACCGAAGAGGACCAGCGTTCCTCGATCGGCGGAGTGCACGGCGGCTGA